The Asticcacaulis sp. EMRT-3 region AGATCGGTACGGTAGTGGAAGAGCGGCCACAGGGTGCGGTTGGCATAGCCGTTATAATATTCCTCACGATCCTGTTCTTCCAGATCGAGCAGGGCGACGGTGACCCCGCCCACCACCTGCATCGACATCTGGCCGGTATATTGCTCGACCGTTTCGCCGCTCCAGCCGAACCACAACCCCTTATCCTCGCGCAGGGCGGCAGATAAGGCCATAGCCAGACCGCCAGAGGTGCCGACGCCGGTATCGGCGGGCGGATTAACGCGATTGGAAACAACGATCAGACGGCTCAAAGCTTGTACTCCAGCAGCAGATTTTCAGTAAGAAGCAGATCCTGCAACCATTCGATGACGGCAACGGACGACTCCAGACGATATTGCGCCCGCGACGGACGGGGCGGGCCGACGAGTATGCCGTAACCGCCCAGATCGACGGCGGCGCGGAAACCATCCTCGTCGGTCAGGTCGTCGCCGACAAAGACCGGCTGGAAACCGGAAAAGGGGGCCTCATCCATAAAGGCGGCAAGCGCCTGCCCCTTGTCAGCCCCCAGCGTGACCAGTTCGGCGACGCAGGTGCCGAATTGCAGCTTCAGGCCGGTGGCGCGCGCCAGTTCCATCGCCAGCGCCTGCACATCGGCCTCGGCCTGCGGGGCGTTACGATAATGCAGGGCGACGCTGAGCGGCTTGTGCTCAACCAGCACGCCTGGGCGGGTTTGCGCGAAATCTTCAAAGGCCGCCGTCGCCACCCTGACGCCCGGATGCGGCGGCACCGCCATGACATGGCCACGCGCATCGCGGCGTTGCAGGCCATGACTGCCCGCCAGGCACAGCACCTGATTATCCAGAATACGGTCGAGATCAGAGATCGAACGCCCGCTGATCACCGCCAGACGGCCATGCAGGCGACGGGCAAGCTGATGCAGCAGGCCATTGCGCTGCGAATCGGGGCCAACGCCCTGCGGCACATCCGTAAAGGGGGCCAGCGTGCCATCGAGATCGAGAAACAGGGCGATGCGATCAAGCGGCAAAGTCATGGGCAGGTCGGAGGTTGGGCCGGTACTCATTTTACCGCGCCCCCTTTACCGTATTGCGCACCGCACAAAACTGTCATCGCCACACCGCTCCTCTTGTTACAGACGCGCCCCTTCAGTTGAAGCTGATCGAAACCTCACATCTCAAAAGCATTAAACCCTAGCATTTAGAATAATTTTTAAGAAACCGAATAGATGTCTTGAAAATAAAAAAACCATAAATGCAAAACGGCAAGATAGTGACAAGGTAGTCGCCGAGACTCAATATGTCCAGACCATAACCTATGTTTTGCCGTATTCTCGCGTTTCTGTGATGCATCGCACCATATTTCGTGAATGGATCGTATGAGGCGATTGATGGTAAGCCATGCACTTGATCATGAAGGATGACCGCACTTGAACCCGTCCGACTCGCTGCCTCCGGCGCAACAGCCCGATCTCGATCTGGCCCCCATCGGCAATTGCAACGCCACAGCCCTGATCGACCGGCGCGGGCGTTTCGTCTGGTCATGTTATCCGCGCATTGATGGCGAACCGGTCTTTTCGGCCCTGCTGGAACCGGCCTGCGGCGGTTCGGAAAAGGCCGGCTACTGGGCCATCGAAATGACCGAGCTTAAGGAGATCCGGCAGGCTTACATCCGCAAT contains the following coding sequences:
- the otsB gene encoding trehalose-phosphatase, with the translated sequence MSTGPTSDLPMTLPLDRIALFLDLDGTLAPFTDVPQGVGPDSQRNGLLHQLARRLHGRLAVISGRSISDLDRILDNQVLCLAGSHGLQRRDARGHVMAVPPHPGVRVATAAFEDFAQTRPGVLVEHKPLSVALHYRNAPQAEADVQALAMELARATGLKLQFGTCVAELVTLGADKGQALAAFMDEAPFSGFQPVFVGDDLTDEDGFRAAVDLGGYGILVGPPRPSRAQYRLESSVAVIEWLQDLLLTENLLLEYKL